From one Nonomuraea polychroma genomic stretch:
- a CDS encoding NAD(P)/FAD-dependent oxidoreductase — MYEVVVVGGGPAGLSAALVLGRQRRRVLVVDAGRPRNAPAAEMHMFLGRDGGSPARLLADGRAEVAAYPTVELRQGRVTSAEGETGRFTVTLEDGERVEASRLLLASGVTDQPVAIAGLAERWGKSVFHCPFCHGYETNGKVLAVIGNGFDAMLAAYVADRYSDDVVLCTNGPSTMPEPVAAVLKARGIPVIETPLAGIEGELDALALSFTDGTTLAREAVYHRAPIRPNTDLAVQLGCVLLPDGCVEVDEYGRTSVAGVYAAGDAAHLKAVPDPVTLVGPSAADGVRAAVWLEQEMFRTGLPVALS; from the coding sequence ATGTACGAGGTGGTCGTGGTCGGCGGCGGGCCCGCCGGGCTCAGCGCGGCACTGGTTCTCGGCCGGCAGCGGCGCCGCGTCCTGGTGGTGGACGCCGGTCGGCCGCGGAACGCGCCGGCCGCGGAGATGCACATGTTCCTCGGCCGGGACGGCGGCTCACCCGCGCGCCTGCTGGCCGACGGCCGCGCGGAAGTGGCCGCCTATCCGACGGTGGAGCTCAGGCAAGGGCGGGTGACCTCAGCGGAGGGGGAGACCGGCCGCTTCACGGTGACCTTGGAAGACGGGGAACGTGTGGAGGCGTCCCGGTTGCTGCTGGCGAGCGGGGTGACCGACCAGCCCGTCGCCATCGCCGGGCTGGCCGAACGGTGGGGCAAGAGCGTGTTCCACTGCCCCTTCTGCCACGGCTACGAGACGAACGGAAAAGTGCTCGCCGTCATCGGCAACGGGTTCGACGCGATGCTGGCGGCCTATGTCGCCGATCGCTACAGCGATGACGTGGTGTTGTGCACGAACGGTCCGAGCACCATGCCCGAACCGGTGGCCGCCGTCCTCAAGGCCCGAGGCATCCCCGTGATCGAGACGCCGCTGGCGGGCATCGAGGGCGAGCTGGACGCGTTGGCCTTGAGTTTCACGGACGGAACCACGTTGGCACGCGAAGCCGTCTACCACCGGGCGCCCATCCGGCCGAACACGGACCTGGCCGTCCAGCTCGGCTGCGTGCTGCTGCCCGACGGTTGCGTCGAGGTGGACGAGTACGGCAGGACCAGCGTCGCCGGCGTCTACGCGGCCGGCGACGCGGCGCACCTCAAGGCGGTGCCCGACCCGGTGACCTTGGTGGGGCCGAGCGCGGCCGACGGGGTGCGGGCCGCGGTCTGGCTGGAGCAGGAGATGTTCCGCACCGGGTTGCCGGTGGCGCTGAGCTGA
- a CDS encoding ABC transporter permease subunit, whose product MRRRAVPVFGVVAGAALLVALGGEAMAGHDPTAIVAAPWTGIAPGLPLGADGLGRDVLARVLAGGRELTLTSLAAALMASALGVVGGLWAGWSQGRAARAVAGAADLLLALPLLLLALLVVVALPGPAAVIAGTVLGGTPLTLRVVADATAASRHAGYVEAALSRGEGGASVLLREVLPAHAGLVGADLGQRLVLAVQLAAALNVLGFGPAPPAPDWAAMLRENLQGLVLNPAATVAPTVALAVLAGSVAALSHALASRDGLS is encoded by the coding sequence GTGAGGCGGCGTGCCGTGCCGGTCTTCGGGGTCGTGGCCGGGGCCGCTCTGCTGGTGGCGCTCGGCGGGGAGGCGATGGCGGGGCACGATCCGACCGCGATCGTGGCGGCACCGTGGACCGGCATTGCTCCCGGGCTGCCGCTGGGTGCCGATGGGCTAGGGCGGGACGTGCTCGCCAGGGTCCTGGCCGGTGGACGGGAGCTGACCCTGACGTCGCTGGCCGCCGCCCTCATGGCCTCAGCCCTGGGGGTGGTGGGCGGGCTGTGGGCGGGATGGAGCCAGGGCCGGGCTGCCCGCGCGGTCGCCGGCGCCGCCGACCTGCTCTTGGCGCTTCCGCTGCTGCTGCTCGCCTTGCTCGTCGTGGTGGCGTTGCCAGGTCCCGCCGCCGTGATCGCCGGCACCGTCCTGGGCGGCACGCCGCTGACCCTGCGCGTGGTCGCCGACGCCACAGCCGCTTCCAGGCATGCGGGCTACGTCGAGGCGGCGCTGTCCCGTGGGGAGGGCGGCGCGTCCGTACTGCTGCGGGAGGTCCTGCCCGCGCATGCCGGGCTCGTCGGCGCGGACCTCGGCCAGCGGCTGGTCCTGGCGGTGCAGCTCGCGGCCGCGCTCAACGTCCTCGGCTTCGGACCGGCGCCCCCCGCGCCGGACTGGGCGGCCATGCTCCGCGAGAACCTGCAGGGCCTCGTGCTCAACCCCGCCGCGACGGTCGCGCCCACCGTCGCGCTGGCGGTTCTGGCCGGCAGCGTGGCGGCGCTCTCGCACGCCCTCGCCTCCCGGGACGGCCTCTCGTGA
- a CDS encoding ABC transporter ATP-binding protein produces MTRPGLTVRGLTVADRTGTVIVDRLDLRVAPGEVLALTGPSGTGKTTVLRAVLGALPSGLTLAAGRIEWHGAPVRAPRRWRRRTVGFLGQDPASALHPLLEARAAVREALPRAARGGGAERALTAVGLDPAEIAGRRPHQLSGGQAQRVALARALAADPELLVLDEPTSALDSAALRLVLDVVRRRRGDGRSMTIVVSHDMGVVAELADHVVRLGPVPSPDGRQAVAADRDVTRRPAGGPVLEVRRLAVAQPPGGAPLLSEVDLAVSEGESVAVLGPSGCGKTTLLRVLAGLHPAEHGHGTLLGQPLPWTVTERTPTAIRALALVGQNPLDTLNPARTVGAALARPLRTLRGLPRKAARAEALRLLDTVGLTPEHAHRYPAALSGGQRQRVALARALAGNPAVLLADEITAALDARTAGLVLDLIDTLRRDTGLAVVAVTHDPAVASRADRVLRVEGGRLHPSLSDHLDRRRSLDVL; encoded by the coding sequence GTGACCCGGCCCGGGCTGACCGTTCGCGGGCTGACCGTTGCCGACAGGACCGGGACGGTGATCGTCGACCGGCTCGATCTGCGGGTCGCCCCCGGGGAGGTGCTGGCACTGACAGGCCCGTCCGGTACGGGCAAGACCACTGTGTTACGAGCCGTGCTCGGTGCGCTGCCCAGCGGTCTGACCCTGGCGGCGGGCCGGATCGAGTGGCACGGAGCACCCGTACGAGCCCCCCGCCGCTGGCGGCGGCGGACCGTCGGCTTTCTCGGTCAGGACCCGGCCTCGGCGCTGCATCCCCTGCTGGAGGCGCGGGCCGCGGTACGCGAGGCGCTGCCCAGGGCGGCGCGCGGCGGCGGCGCGGAACGGGCCCTCACGGCGGTCGGCCTGGACCCGGCCGAGATCGCCGGCCGCCGTCCGCACCAGCTCTCGGGTGGCCAGGCGCAACGGGTGGCGCTCGCCCGAGCCTTGGCGGCGGACCCGGAGCTGCTCGTCCTGGACGAGCCCACCAGCGCGCTGGACTCCGCCGCCCTCCGTCTCGTGCTTGACGTGGTACGGCGGCGGCGCGGCGACGGCCGGTCGATGACGATCGTCGTCTCGCACGACATGGGCGTGGTGGCCGAGCTCGCCGACCACGTCGTCCGGCTCGGCCCCGTGCCGTCGCCGGATGGCCGCCAGGCGGTGGCGGCGGATCGGGACGTCACGCGGAGACCGGCCGGCGGACCGGTGCTGGAGGTGCGCAGGCTGGCTGTGGCGCAGCCGCCTGGCGGCGCACCGTTGCTGTCGGAGGTCGATCTCGCGGTCTCGGAGGGGGAGTCCGTCGCCGTCCTTGGGCCGTCCGGCTGCGGGAAGACCACGTTGCTGCGCGTCCTGGCCGGGCTGCACCCCGCCGAGCACGGACACGGCACACTGCTGGGACAACCGCTGCCCTGGACGGTCACCGAGCGGACCCCCACCGCGATACGAGCGCTCGCCCTGGTCGGGCAGAACCCCCTCGACACGCTCAACCCGGCACGCACCGTGGGTGCGGCGCTCGCCCGCCCCCTCCGCACGCTCCGCGGCCTCCCCAGGAAGGCGGCCCGCGCCGAGGCGCTCCGGCTGCTGGACACAGTCGGCCTCACACCGGAACACGCACACCGCTACCCGGCCGCGCTGTCCGGCGGGCAACGCCAGCGAGTCGCCCTCGCCAGGGCGCTCGCCGGCAACCCAGCGGTGTTGCTGGCCGACGAGATCACCGCCGCCCTGGACGCCCGCACCGCGGGCCTCGTCCTCGACCTGATCGACACGTTGCGCCGCGACACCGGCCTCGCCGTCGTGGCGGTCACCCACGACCCGGCGGTGGCCTCCCGCGCCGACCGCGTGCTGCGCGTCGAAGGCGGCCGGCTGCACCCGTCCCTGTCCGACCACCTTGACCGGAGGCGTTCCCTTGACGTCCTATGA
- a CDS encoding methyltransferase, with the protein MTSYEPLLAHPWIARVDRTGTGGLVVTADPAALAVRHEPGRPPVLGDLVAEHLEHWGEVYDWTYRSGEGTHRADLDLSGWRATDTGEPLPADHMAEWADRTAELVLRHQPSRVLELGCGTGMLLHRLHPHLKAYVGTDIAGHVVTRLDGLGLPGVTVVRAAAHEINGAAVRTALATMGERPDCVLLNSVTQCFPSVDYLAAVLRDAIDLVVPGGTVIVGDVRHSGLLEEHYRTLEHPAAGAGPGQRAAADTELLFDPVTLAAVAAGANRHVTLSFFAKTLTGDTELTRYRFDAVLHVDPVVAPAVAVHVWDTMGPDPLAVLAGLARQGDPVKVVGIPNALLTPAPAAQSGAGLRAALHGTQAVVLLDPDDPMLLQAAVPAAAAATHPDALAGVGRPHEPLGAFARKRLTEVARRELRRAGLTVPEDLTAQVPSGAGRDVVSLARDAAGADRAGRVALTRMVPGAHEPVSDDMLAHLPASIRRFDEIALRALTGLVGGVVRPGAPRTVEQIIGALGVAPRHEWIVRRWLEVLRTEGLVRRDPDGRLETVASEPMGEDDGAGLDSACAALGYPEQMAIFFRTALARLPELLRDEIMAQALLFPDGDLLTSLSKDQNNVSNTYLNAAVGHVLARAAATRPTPLRVVELGAGAGGSTAAALDGLGDAEVDYLFTDVSRFFTMTAEERFGDRLRYALLDINADLVAQGAARAGADVVVAANVLHCARHAGRSLRWIRELLAPGGLVVVTEAIREHYLVLATMQFLLSPREGEPDLGVGDRRGGTGRVFFTGRELPAELAEAGLRPILELPGSGSPLAAPAQHLFVAARL; encoded by the coding sequence TTGACGTCCTATGAACCTCTGCTCGCCCACCCATGGATCGCCCGCGTGGACCGCACCGGCACCGGCGGGCTCGTCGTCACCGCCGACCCGGCGGCGCTGGCCGTACGCCATGAGCCGGGACGACCGCCTGTGCTCGGCGACCTGGTGGCCGAGCACCTCGAGCACTGGGGGGAGGTCTACGACTGGACCTACCGCTCCGGAGAGGGCACGCACCGCGCCGACCTCGACCTGTCCGGCTGGCGCGCCACCGACACCGGCGAACCGCTGCCCGCCGACCACATGGCCGAGTGGGCCGACCGCACCGCCGAACTGGTCCTGCGGCACCAGCCCTCCCGCGTGCTCGAACTGGGGTGCGGGACCGGGATGCTCCTGCACCGCCTCCACCCGCACCTGAAGGCGTACGTGGGCACCGACATCGCCGGACACGTCGTGACCCGCCTGGACGGACTCGGGCTGCCAGGCGTCACGGTCGTGCGGGCCGCCGCCCACGAGATCAACGGCGCCGCGGTCCGCACCGCCCTGGCAACCATGGGCGAACGGCCGGATTGCGTGCTTCTGAACTCGGTCACCCAGTGCTTCCCCAGCGTGGACTACCTGGCGGCCGTGCTTCGCGACGCCATTGACCTCGTCGTTCCCGGAGGGACCGTGATCGTGGGCGACGTACGCCACTCGGGACTGCTCGAGGAGCACTACCGCACGCTCGAACACCCGGCCGCCGGCGCGGGACCCGGGCAGCGTGCCGCCGCCGACACGGAGCTGCTGTTCGACCCCGTCACGCTGGCCGCCGTGGCGGCCGGCGCAAACCGGCACGTCACCCTCAGCTTCTTCGCCAAGACGCTGACGGGCGACACCGAGCTGACCCGATATCGCTTCGACGCCGTCCTGCACGTCGATCCCGTTGTGGCCCCTGCCGTGGCCGTCCACGTCTGGGACACCATGGGGCCGGACCCGCTGGCCGTCCTGGCCGGGCTGGCGCGCCAGGGCGACCCCGTCAAAGTGGTCGGCATCCCCAACGCCCTGCTCACGCCGGCGCCGGCCGCCCAGTCGGGGGCCGGCTTGCGTGCCGCGCTGCACGGCACACAGGCGGTCGTGCTCCTTGACCCCGACGACCCCATGCTGCTGCAGGCCGCGGTGCCGGCCGCGGCCGCCGCCACACATCCCGACGCCCTGGCGGGGGTGGGAAGGCCGCATGAGCCGCTGGGCGCGTTCGCCCGCAAGCGGCTCACCGAGGTGGCCCGCCGGGAACTCAGGCGCGCGGGGCTGACGGTTCCGGAGGACCTGACGGCCCAGGTCCCCAGCGGAGCGGGCCGCGACGTCGTCAGCCTGGCGCGGGACGCGGCCGGCGCCGACCGTGCGGGACGCGTCGCGCTCACGCGCATGGTGCCCGGTGCGCACGAGCCGGTGTCCGACGACATGCTCGCGCACCTGCCCGCCTCCATCCGGCGTTTCGACGAGATCGCGCTGCGGGCGCTGACCGGGCTCGTCGGCGGCGTCGTGCGTCCCGGCGCACCCCGGACGGTCGAGCAGATCATCGGGGCGCTCGGCGTGGCGCCTCGGCACGAATGGATCGTCCGGCGCTGGCTGGAGGTGCTCAGGACCGAAGGGCTCGTACGCCGGGATCCCGACGGCCGGCTCGAGACCGTGGCCTCCGAGCCCATGGGGGAGGACGACGGGGCGGGGCTGGACAGCGCCTGCGCCGCGCTCGGCTACCCGGAGCAGATGGCGATCTTCTTCCGGACCGCCCTCGCCCGCCTCCCGGAGCTGCTCCGCGACGAGATCATGGCTCAAGCGCTGTTGTTCCCCGACGGAGACCTGCTCACCTCGCTCAGCAAGGACCAGAACAACGTCAGCAACACGTACTTGAACGCCGCCGTCGGACACGTCCTGGCCCGCGCGGCGGCCACTCGTCCCACGCCGCTGCGGGTCGTGGAGCTGGGCGCGGGCGCCGGGGGCAGCACCGCCGCCGCGCTGGACGGGCTCGGGGACGCGGAGGTGGACTACCTGTTCACCGACGTGTCCAGATTTTTCACGATGACGGCCGAGGAACGGTTCGGCGACCGGCTCCGCTACGCCCTGCTGGACATCAACGCCGACCTCGTTGCCCAAGGAGCGGCACGAGCCGGCGCGGACGTGGTGGTCGCCGCCAACGTGCTGCACTGCGCACGGCACGCGGGACGGTCGCTGCGGTGGATCCGCGAGCTGCTGGCCCCTGGCGGGCTGGTGGTGGTGACCGAGGCGATCCGCGAGCACTACCTGGTGCTCGCCACCATGCAGTTCCTGCTGTCGCCCAGGGAAGGAGAGCCGGATCTCGGCGTCGGGGACCGCCGCGGCGGCACCGGGCGGGTGTTCTTCACCGGCAGAGAACTGCCTGCCGAGCTCGCGGAGGCTGGGTTGCGTCCCATCCTCGAGCTGCCCGGGTCCGGCTCGCCGCTGGCCGCGCCGGCCCAGCACCTGTTCGTCGCGGCCAGGCTCTGA
- a CDS encoding class I SAM-dependent methyltransferase, producing MADEYEGSAEFIDVMIAPAWETAGPALTEALRGVSGPIVDVGAGGGHGTRVIAAAAADAEILAVEPSPGLRSVLLARVNESAELRDRVTVLPEGLLDSELPDRLGAVVAMSVIGHFDPADRQRIWALLAERLLPGGRAVLNLLPPTEAAAVPDSRFADVRLGRRRYEGRGRAEPTGPDRLTWHMTYRTYHDDRLVDELEVDYDWWVLDGQRLKEEVNEHGLVVSRTGPEELGMYVIDRGGA from the coding sequence GTGGCCGACGAATACGAAGGATCGGCGGAGTTCATCGATGTGATGATCGCGCCGGCCTGGGAGACAGCGGGCCCGGCGCTCACGGAGGCGCTGCGCGGCGTGTCCGGCCCGATCGTGGACGTGGGCGCCGGAGGAGGGCACGGCACGCGGGTGATCGCGGCGGCAGCGGCCGACGCCGAGATCCTGGCCGTCGAGCCGTCGCCAGGGTTGCGGTCGGTCCTGCTGGCCCGGGTGAACGAGTCCGCGGAGCTGCGCGACCGGGTGACCGTGCTGCCGGAGGGGCTGTTGGACAGCGAGCTGCCGGACCGGCTCGGCGCCGTCGTCGCCATGAGCGTCATCGGCCACTTCGACCCGGCCGACCGGCAGCGGATCTGGGCACTGCTCGCCGAGCGGCTTCTCCCCGGCGGCCGGGCGGTGCTGAATCTGCTGCCGCCCACGGAGGCAGCGGCGGTGCCGGACTCGAGGTTCGCCGACGTCCGCCTCGGACGGCGCAGATACGAAGGACGGGGCCGCGCCGAGCCCACCGGGCCGGACCGGCTCACCTGGCACATGACGTACCGCACGTACCACGACGACCGGCTCGTCGACGAGCTGGAGGTGGACTACGACTGGTGGGTGCTGGACGGGCAGCGGCTCAAGGAGGAAGTGAACGAGCACGGCCTCGTCGTGTCCCGTACCGGTCCGGAGGAGCTCGGCATGTATGTGATCGACAGAGGAGGAGCGTGA